The proteins below are encoded in one region of Pseudomonas putida NBRC 14164:
- a CDS encoding LysR family transcriptional regulator, whose translation MLIDEELTLKKLETFLAFMRTGNLGRAAVELSTSAVSVHRAIHSLESALRCPLFKHEGRQLIPLESAYVLEKKARQLIQDAEQMVRQTREAAGFYAERFRLGALYSLTVKTVPKLVMGLKLRRSELNIDLTLGSNVDLLQRLKNHELEAVLVSLDESVSDPACEQLPLFSDDIFLAVPTDSPFAGQAEVDLADLADSTFITLTQGFATHRDGARVFQQAGFEPKVAMQVNDIFTVLSMVSSGVGFALLPGRIAAVYENRVRLIALKPQYRLQQHIGVVFLKAREREPNLLALLAECRMYSLER comes from the coding sequence ATGCTGATCGACGAAGAACTGACCCTCAAAAAGCTGGAAACCTTTCTTGCCTTCATGCGCACCGGCAACCTCGGCCGCGCGGCGGTCGAGTTGTCTACCAGTGCCGTCAGCGTGCACCGCGCCATCCATTCGCTGGAAAGCGCCCTGCGCTGCCCGTTGTTCAAGCACGAAGGCCGCCAGCTGATCCCGCTGGAAAGCGCCTACGTGCTGGAAAAGAAAGCCCGGCAGCTGATCCAGGACGCCGAGCAGATGGTGCGCCAAACCCGCGAAGCCGCGGGGTTCTACGCCGAGCGCTTCCGCCTGGGTGCGCTCTACTCGCTGACGGTAAAAACCGTGCCCAAACTGGTCATGGGCCTGAAACTGCGCCGCAGCGAGCTGAACATCGACCTTACCCTGGGCTCCAACGTCGACTTGCTGCAGCGCCTGAAAAACCATGAGCTGGAAGCTGTCCTGGTGTCACTCGACGAAAGCGTCAGCGACCCGGCCTGCGAGCAGCTGCCGCTGTTCTCCGACGACATCTTCCTAGCTGTCCCCACCGACTCGCCCTTCGCCGGACAGGCCGAGGTAGACCTGGCCGACCTCGCCGACTCCACCTTCATCACCCTGACCCAGGGCTTCGCCACCCACCGCGATGGCGCACGGGTGTTCCAGCAGGCCGGCTTCGAGCCCAAGGTGGCCATGCAGGTGAATGACATCTTCACCGTGCTGAGCATGGTCAGCTCGGGTGTGGGCTTCGCCCTGCTGCCCGGGCGTATCGCGGCTGTGTACGAAAACCGCGTCCGGCTGATTGCCTTGAAGCCGCAATACCGCTTGCAGCAGCACATTGGCGTAGTGTTTCTGAAGGCTAGGGAGCGGGAGCCGAACCTGCTGGCGTTGCTGGCGGAGTGCCGGATGTACAGCCTTGAGCGCTAA
- a CDS encoding MFS transporter — protein sequence MNNTLDVRQLIDQQPIGRYQKWVVFLGFLIIALDGLDVAIIGFIAPQLKNDWGLDAQSLGPVLSAALIGLALGALIAGPLADRYGRKAVLLCSVLLFGIWTLASAFSPNLETLVALRFLTGLGLGAAMPNASTLVSEYAPARSRSLLITLAFCGFSLGAAMGGFVSAWMIPNLGWRSVLVLGGVLPLLVLPLLYWRLPESVTFLVSKGADRQRILAIVRRLAPEHVNADSTFVMPAKPQGTGGAIGTILSPRYRFGTCMLWAGYVLALFLVYLFSGWLPTLVKEGGGFSVSEAAIVTACFQIGGPVGAISVGWAMDRCNPQRVLMLTFLFSGAVIFTIGQVAGDFAWLCAIACAVGFGLNGASVGMNALAAAFYPTQARATGASWMSGIGRIGAVLSAFAGAQMLALGWSFEQVFASLLLPAALAALAVWLQGRNAALRFSAQGCTSGTPPATPAGSAPAP from the coding sequence ATGAACAACACACTCGACGTGCGCCAACTGATCGACCAGCAACCCATCGGCCGCTACCAGAAATGGGTAGTATTCCTCGGCTTCCTGATCATCGCTCTGGACGGCCTGGACGTGGCCATCATCGGCTTCATTGCCCCGCAGCTGAAAAACGACTGGGGCCTGGATGCGCAAAGCCTGGGCCCGGTATTGAGCGCTGCGCTGATCGGCCTGGCCCTTGGCGCCCTGATTGCCGGCCCCTTGGCTGACCGCTACGGGCGCAAGGCGGTATTGCTGTGCAGCGTGCTGCTGTTTGGCATCTGGACCCTGGCCTCGGCGTTTTCCCCAAACCTGGAAACCCTGGTCGCGCTGCGTTTTCTTACCGGCCTGGGCCTGGGTGCTGCAATGCCCAATGCCAGCACCCTGGTCAGCGAATACGCCCCGGCGCGCAGCCGCTCGCTGCTGATCACCCTGGCGTTCTGCGGGTTCTCCCTGGGGGCAGCGATGGGTGGTTTCGTCAGCGCCTGGATGATACCCAACCTGGGCTGGCGCAGTGTGCTGGTGCTGGGCGGGGTGTTGCCGCTGCTGGTCCTGCCGCTGCTGTATTGGCGGCTACCGGAATCGGTCACCTTTTTGGTCAGCAAAGGTGCAGACCGCCAGCGCATTCTGGCCATTGTCCGCCGCCTGGCCCCTGAACATGTCAATGCCGACAGTACCTTCGTCATGCCCGCCAAACCCCAGGGCACTGGCGGTGCGATTGGCACCATCCTCTCGCCGCGCTACCGCTTTGGTACCTGCATGCTCTGGGCTGGCTACGTGCTGGCGCTGTTCCTGGTGTACCTGTTCAGCGGCTGGCTGCCGACACTGGTGAAGGAGGGCGGAGGTTTTTCGGTGTCTGAAGCCGCCATTGTCACGGCCTGTTTCCAGATTGGCGGCCCGGTAGGGGCGATTTCAGTGGGCTGGGCCATGGACCGCTGTAACCCGCAGCGCGTACTGATGCTGACGTTTCTGTTCAGCGGCGCGGTTATCTTCACGATTGGCCAGGTGGCGGGGGATTTCGCCTGGCTGTGCGCCATTGCCTGCGCCGTGGGCTTTGGGCTGAATGGCGCGAGCGTTGGCATGAATGCACTGGCGGCGGCCTTTTACCCGACGCAAGCGCGGGCGACCGGGGCCAGCTGGATGAGCGGCATCGGGCGCATTGGCGCCGTGCTCAGCGCCTTTGCCGGGGCCCAGATGCTGGCGCTGGGCTGGAGTTTTGAACAAGTGTTCGCTTCGCTGCTGTTGCCTGCTGCGCTGGCGGCATTGGCAGTATGGCTGCAGGGGCGAAATGCTGCGCTACGGTTTAGCGCTCAAGGCTGTACATCCGGCACTCCGCCAGCAACGCCAGCAGGTTCGGCTCCCGCTCCCTAG
- a CDS encoding NIPSNAP family protein: MDKAVVDHRIYTIRPRCMAAFLEAFDQLAMPILLRHLGAPLAFYTSSIGPLNQVVHLWGYDSLDDFEKRSAARDADPDFAAYLHATRDLVVTQETRIIRPVYLRSLDRQ; encoded by the coding sequence ATGGACAAGGCAGTGGTCGACCACCGCATCTATACCATCCGGCCGCGCTGCATGGCGGCGTTTCTCGAAGCCTTCGACCAGTTGGCGATGCCGATCCTGCTGCGCCACCTCGGCGCACCACTGGCGTTCTACACCAGTAGCATCGGGCCGCTGAACCAGGTGGTGCACCTGTGGGGTTATGACAGCCTGGATGACTTTGAAAAGCGCAGCGCGGCGCGGGATGCCGACCCGGATTTTGCTGCTTATCTGCATGCCACCCGTGACCTGGTGGTGACGCAGGAAACACGGATCATCAGGCCTGTGTATCTGCGCAGCCTCGACAGGCAGTGA
- the imuA gene encoding translesion DNA synthesis-associated protein ImuA, with protein sequence MGAVVDLDRLLDQRRVWRGRQAQARPLGLQPTGHAALDERLPEGGWPAAALSELLLGSPGCGELQLLWPTLARLSTEGSRVVLVAPPFIPYAPAWQAAGVDLRWLVQVDAAPADALWAAEQCLRSGSCAAVLCWPERADDRALRRLQVAAETGQALAFACRPHQAAHNPSPAALRVAVDTRPAQWRVLKSRGGMPPALPIACPGRG encoded by the coding sequence ATGGGCGCAGTGGTCGACCTCGACAGGCTGCTCGATCAGCGGCGTGTCTGGCGCGGGCGGCAGGCCCAGGCACGGCCACTCGGCTTGCAGCCGACCGGCCATGCGGCCCTTGACGAGCGCCTGCCTGAAGGCGGCTGGCCGGCGGCGGCACTCAGCGAGTTGCTACTGGGCAGCCCCGGTTGCGGCGAACTGCAACTGCTGTGGCCCACGCTGGCGCGGCTGAGTACTGAAGGCAGCCGGGTAGTACTGGTGGCACCGCCGTTCATCCCTTACGCACCGGCCTGGCAGGCAGCCGGGGTAGACCTGCGCTGGCTGGTGCAGGTAGATGCCGCCCCTGCCGATGCCTTGTGGGCGGCCGAGCAGTGCCTGCGCTCGGGCAGTTGCGCGGCGGTGCTGTGCTGGCCTGAACGTGCCGATGACCGGGCCCTGCGGCGTCTGCAGGTGGCCGCAGAAACCGGACAGGCGCTGGCATTCGCCTGCCGGCCGCACCAGGCAGCACACAACCCTTCGCCAGCAGCGCTGCGGGTTGCCGTCGACACCCGTCCGGCGCAGTGGCGTGTGCTTAAAAGCCGGGGCGGCATGCCACCTGCGCTGCCCATCGCCTGCCCGGGGCGGGGCTGA
- a CDS encoding Y-family DNA polymerase yields the protein MLWACILLPQLALDTVLRERDDPDTPLVLLGGPTQRRVLQAVSPAAAALGLRAGQTLTAARALAEGFTCVEADPRRIEQVQQLLAAWAYRFSAQVSLHYPRALLLEVGSSLQLFGPWPLFEARLRQELADLGLRQRIVLASNPVAARMLANAHDGLAVGDADATRAALLGMPITRIGLPADAAEAFARMGLRQLGQVLSLPRDTLAKRFAPQVQLHLDQLLGLRNLGLAFYQPPDRFETRLELNFDVESHQALLFPLRRMLNDLAAFLAGRDCGVQRFCLHLEHAEGPDTLLTVGLLAAERDAAMLFELTRGRLEPLRIPAPVRNVRLVAEDLPTFVPQHQALFDPRAQQAQPWEQLRERLRARLGDEAVKGLSAAADHRPECAWQLTEQGAQGSMPVAPGTRPGWLLPAPMALDTASYQVHGQAERIESGWWDGGDVRRDYYRIETRDGLRGWAYRDLGQAGPLWLQGWFA from the coding sequence ATGCTCTGGGCCTGCATCCTGCTCCCGCAGCTGGCGCTGGACACGGTCCTGCGTGAGCGTGACGACCCCGATACTCCCTTGGTGCTGCTTGGCGGGCCTACCCAGCGCCGGGTATTGCAAGCGGTCAGCCCGGCAGCGGCCGCACTTGGGTTGAGGGCAGGGCAGACCCTGACGGCGGCACGTGCCCTGGCGGAGGGTTTCACCTGCGTTGAAGCCGACCCCAGGCGTATCGAGCAGGTGCAGCAATTGCTGGCGGCCTGGGCCTATCGCTTCAGTGCCCAGGTCAGCCTGCATTACCCGCGGGCGTTGCTCCTGGAAGTAGGCTCCAGCCTGCAACTGTTCGGCCCTTGGCCCTTGTTCGAGGCACGTCTGCGCCAGGAACTGGCAGATTTGGGCCTGCGCCAACGCATTGTCCTGGCCAGCAACCCGGTAGCGGCGCGCATGCTTGCCAATGCTCATGATGGCTTGGCCGTGGGCGATGCCGACGCCACCCGTGCGGCGCTGCTAGGCATGCCCATCACACGTATCGGCTTGCCGGCAGACGCCGCCGAAGCCTTTGCCCGCATGGGCCTGCGCCAGCTGGGCCAGGTACTGTCCTTGCCGCGCGATACATTGGCCAAGCGCTTTGCACCCCAGGTGCAGTTGCACCTCGACCAGCTGCTTGGCCTGCGCAATCTGGGGCTGGCCTTCTACCAGCCACCGGACCGTTTCGAAACCCGGCTGGAGCTGAACTTCGATGTCGAGTCGCACCAGGCGCTGTTGTTCCCGCTGCGGCGCATGCTCAACGACCTTGCCGCATTCCTCGCCGGGCGCGACTGTGGCGTGCAGCGCTTTTGCCTGCACCTGGAACATGCCGAAGGCCCGGACACCCTGCTCACGGTCGGCCTGCTGGCTGCCGAACGCGATGCCGCCATGCTGTTCGAACTGACCCGTGGGCGCCTGGAGCCGCTGCGCATTCCCGCACCCGTGCGCAACGTGCGGCTGGTTGCCGAGGACCTGCCAACCTTCGTGCCCCAGCACCAGGCGTTGTTCGACCCTCGTGCGCAGCAGGCGCAACCCTGGGAACAATTGCGCGAGCGGCTGCGCGCTCGCCTGGGGGATGAGGCCGTGAAGGGGCTGAGCGCGGCAGCCGATCATCGCCCCGAATGCGCCTGGCAGCTGACCGAGCAAGGCGCCCAAGGCAGCATGCCGGTTGCCCCGGGCACTCGCCCCGGCTGGCTGCTGCCAGCCCCGATGGCGCTGGACACCGCCAGCTACCAGGTACACGGCCAGGCCGAACGCATCGAGTCGGGCTGGTGGGATGGCGGCGACGTGCGCCGCGACTACTACCGCATCGAAACCCGTGATGGCCTGCGCGGCTGGGCCTACCGCGACCTGGGCCAGGCCGGCCCGCTGTGGCTGCAGGGGTGGTTCGCATGA
- the lexA gene encoding transcriptional repressor LexA, protein MDNLTPKRRAIFEFIRERIADQGQPPSLADIATRFGFASRSVARKHITALCQAGYIDVTPNQARGIRLAEPLRRPEILEVPVLGQVAAGAPIGPDLDIHEQLLIDPSLFRRTPDYLLKVRGDSMFDDGIFDGDLVGILQQADARDGQIVVARLDGEVTIKRLQRQGSGYRLLPRNPAYAPIDVQPEQDFFIEGVFCGLLRRD, encoded by the coding sequence ATGGACAATCTTACCCCCAAACGCCGCGCGATTTTCGAATTCATCCGCGAGCGCATTGCCGATCAAGGGCAGCCACCGAGCCTGGCCGATATCGCCACGCGCTTCGGTTTTGCTTCGCGCAGCGTTGCGCGCAAGCACATCACCGCCTTGTGCCAGGCCGGTTATATAGATGTCACGCCGAACCAGGCGCGGGGCATTCGCCTGGCCGAACCGCTGCGTCGGCCAGAAATCCTCGAAGTGCCGGTGCTGGGCCAGGTGGCGGCGGGCGCCCCCATCGGCCCGGACCTCGATATCCACGAACAGTTGCTGATCGACCCCAGCCTGTTCCGCCGCACCCCTGACTACCTGCTTAAAGTGCGTGGCGATTCGATGTTCGACGACGGCATCTTCGACGGTGACCTGGTCGGCATCCTGCAACAGGCCGACGCCCGCGATGGCCAGATCGTGGTTGCGCGCCTGGACGGCGAAGTGACCATCAAGCGCCTGCAACGCCAGGGCAGCGGTTACCGGCTGTTGCCACGCAACCCGGCCTATGCACCCATCGATGTGCAGCCTGAACAGGATTTTTTCATCGAAGGCGTGTTCTGCGGCCTGCTGAGGCGTGACTGA
- a CDS encoding HAD family hydrolase: MLTALLFDLDGTLTDTDTLHLQAFRQLLREHDGRELSQAQFDAQVSGRANGELFAELFSGASVEQCQALADRKEALFRDLSPSLDPMPGLLRLLEHAKAHDIGMCVVTNAPRLNAEHMLNAMGLGQQFEHVLVAEELARPKPDPLPYLTGLQRLGAEARQALAFEDSLPGVAAASGAGIFTVGVATTQTPQRLLEAGAKLVVNDFNDPALWALIERMA; encoded by the coding sequence ATGCTGACCGCCCTGCTGTTCGACCTCGACGGAACCCTCACCGACACCGACACCCTGCACCTGCAGGCCTTTCGCCAACTGCTGCGTGAGCATGACGGCCGCGAACTGAGCCAGGCGCAGTTCGATGCCCAGGTCAGCGGCCGCGCCAACGGCGAGCTGTTCGCCGAGCTGTTTAGCGGTGCGAGCGTCGAGCAGTGCCAGGCGCTGGCCGACCGCAAGGAGGCGCTGTTTCGCGACCTGTCACCGTCTCTTGACCCGATGCCAGGCCTGTTGCGCCTGCTGGAGCATGCCAAGGCCCATGACATCGGCATGTGCGTGGTGACCAACGCACCGCGGCTGAACGCCGAACACATGCTGAACGCCATGGGCCTTGGCCAGCAGTTCGAGCATGTGCTGGTGGCCGAGGAACTGGCGCGGCCCAAGCCAGACCCCCTGCCCTACCTAACCGGCCTGCAGCGGCTGGGCGCCGAGGCCAGGCAGGCGCTGGCCTTCGAGGATTCATTGCCGGGGGTTGCGGCCGCCAGTGGCGCGGGGATATTTACCGTGGGCGTGGCCACGACGCAGACGCCGCAGCGGTTGCTGGAGGCGGGTGCCAAGCTGGTTGTGAACGACTTCAATGACCCGGCGTTGTGGGCATTGATCGAGCGTATGGCTTAA